In a single window of the Rhopalosiphum padi isolate XX-2018 chromosome 1, ASM2088224v1, whole genome shotgun sequence genome:
- the LOC132917235 gene encoding mucin-2-like isoform X1, with protein MHKQDSTSALFRGLYVSLTPFEQCLAYCVSYLAWPYLMAAKNKLFSDRKMKEPERKDNEKISANNSNIVDKRSTAINSLQQAAELLDRCQKLLQAANAEAASHATTEADARATTEAAARATTEAAARATTEAAARATTEAAARATTEAAARATTEAAARATTETAARATTEAASHATTEAAAHATTEAAAHATTAARVRRMPTAELRRDPVLWVAYTRGWDDRALVFSKSTNVGPKTAVTDRSQSPRRPVQPTRTPRPPPMPQSTPLLRPTPQPLMAVLVPRPKSFKPPAPTATRKVDQKSAQRTPAEQVTTAPPQNSRQRWNQSRMREYRGQKMAANPTTSQQYHLEKPAPCPMSLEATNTPVPEAKTPEVAMPTGQTEATEQPATATSIPVDMKTSPDEEKELLCDMMDVGPPDDVDTVFQITSPDLTTPPRHG; from the exons GTTATCTGGCATGGCCATATCTAATGGctgcaaaaaataaattgttttccgaTCGCAAGATGAAAGAACCAGAAAGAaaagataatgaaaaaatatctg CCAACAACAGCAACATAGTGGACAAGCGCTCAACGGCCATCAACTCCCTACAACAAGCCGCGGAACTGCTGGATCGCTGTCAGAAGTTACTACAGGCCGCGAACGCGGAGGCAGCCTCTCACGCGACTACGGAGGCAGACGCTCGTGCGACTACGGAGGCAGCCGCTCGTGCGACTACGGAGGCAGCCGCTCGTGCGACTACGGAGGCAGCCGCTCGTGCGACTACGGAGGCAGCCGCTCGTGCGACTACGGAGGCAGCCGCTCGTGCGACTACGGAGGCAGCCGCTCGTGCGACTACGGAGACAGCCGCTCGTGCGACTACGGAGGCAGCCTCTCACGCGACTACGGAGGCAGCCGCTCACGCGACTACGGAGGCAGCCGCTCACGCGACTACGGCGGCACGGGTGCGACGGATGCCCACGGCAGAGCTACGCCGGGACCCGGTACTGTGGGTAGCCTACACCCGCGGGTGGGACGACCGCGCGTTGGTCTTCAGCAAGTCGACCAACGTGGGTCCGAAAACCGCGGTAACCGACAGGTCCCAGAGCCCAAGACGGCCCGTACAGCCAACTCGCACACCGCGACCGCCCCCGATGCCGCAGTCCACACCGTTGCTCCGACCAACCCCCCAACCACTCATGGCAGTACTGGTCCCACGACCAAAATCGTTCAAACCGCCAGCACCGACCGCAACGAGGAAAGTGGACCAGAAAAGTGCCCAAAGAACACCGGCAGAACAGGTGACAACAGCGCCACCACAAAATTCGAGGCAACGCTGGAACCAGTCTCGGATGCGGGAATACCGGGGACAGAAAATGGCCGCCAATCCCACCACCTCCCAACAGTACCACCTGGAAAAACCGGCACCATGCCCAATGTCGCTGGAGGCAACCAACACGCCTGTCCCCGAGGCCAAGACACCGGAGGTAGCAATGCCTACTGGACAAACCGAGGCCACGGAACAACCGGCCACCGCCACTTCAATACCGGTCGATATGAAGACATCACCGGATGAGGAGAAGGAGCTGCTGTGTGACATGATGGATGTTGGTCCCCCAGACGACGTGGACACGGTGTTCCAAATCACCAGTCCCGACCTCACGACGCCACCCCGACATGGGTAG
- the LOC132918275 gene encoding mucin-2-like isoform X2, whose product MHKQDSTSALFRGLYVSLTPFEQCLAYCVTNNSNIVDKRSTAINSLQQAAELLDRCQKLLQAANAEAASHATTEADARATTEAAARATTEAAARATTEAAARATTEAAARATTEAAAHATTAARVRRMPTAELRRDPVLWVAYTRGWDDHALVYSKSTNVGPKTAVTGRSQTPRQPARTPRPPPMPQSTPLLRPPPPTINGSTGPTTKIVQTARSARNEESGPAKCSNNNTGRTDDNSATTKFEATLEPVSDAGIPGTEKGCQSHHLPTVPPGKTGTLNHPTGTRPNVAGVNRHACPRGQDTGGSNAY is encoded by the exons ATGCACAAACAGGATTCGACCTCGGCCTTGTTCCGCGGCCTATATGTAAGTCTGACACCTTTCGAGCAGTGTTTGGCGTATTGCGtta CCAACAACAGCAACATAGTGGACAAGCGCTCAACGGCCATCAACTCCCTACAACAAGCCGCGGAACTGCTGGATCGCTGTCAGAAGTTACTACAGGCCGCGAACGCGGAGGCAGCCTCTCACGCGACTACGGAGGCAGACGCTCGTGCGACTACGGAGGCAGCCGCTCGTGCGACTACGGAGGCAGCCGCTCGTGCGACTACGGAGGCAGCCGCTCGTGCGACTACGGAGGCAGCCGCTCGTGCGACTACGGAGGCAGCCGCTCACGCGACTACGGCGGCACGGGTGCGACGGATGCCTACGGCAGAGCTACGCCGGGACCCGGTACTGTGGGTAGCCTACACCCGTGGGTGGGACGACCACGCGTTGGTCTATAGCAAGTCGACCAACGTGGGTCCGAAAACCGCGGTAACCGGCAGGTCCCAGACTCCAAGACAGCCAGCTCGCACACCGCGACCGCCCCCGATGCCACAGTCCACACCGTTGCTCCGACCACCCCCCCCAACCATTAATGGCAGTACTGGTCCCACGACCAAAATCGTTCAAACCGCCCGCTCCGCCCGCAACGAGGAAAGTGGACCAGCAAAGTGCTCAAATAACAACACCGGCAGAACAGACGACAACAGCGCCACCACAAAATTCGAGGCAACGCTGGAACCAGTCTCGGATGCGGGAATACCGGGGACAGAAAAAGGCTGCCAATCCCACCACCTTCCAACAGTACCGCCTGGAAAAACCGGCACCCTTAACCACCCAACCGGCACCAGGCCCAATGTCGCTGGAGTCAACCGACACGCCTGTCCCCGAGGCCAAGACACTGGAGGTAGCAATGCCTACTGA
- the LOC132918275 gene encoding mucin-2-like isoform X1 — MHKQDSTSALFRGLYVSLTPFEQCLAYCVSYLAWTYLMAAKNKLFSDRKMKEPERKDNEKISANNSNIVDKRSTAINSLQQAAELLDRCQKLLQAANAEAASHATTEADARATTEAAARATTEAAARATTEAAARATTEAAARATTEAAAHATTAARVRRMPTAELRRDPVLWVAYTRGWDDHALVYSKSTNVGPKTAVTGRSQTPRQPARTPRPPPMPQSTPLLRPPPPTINGSTGPTTKIVQTARSARNEESGPAKCSNNNTGRTDDNSATTKFEATLEPVSDAGIPGTEKGCQSHHLPTVPPGKTGTLNHPTGTRPNVAGVNRHACPRGQDTGGSNAY; from the exons ATGCACAAACAGGATTCGACCTCGGCCTTGTTCCGCGGCCTATATGTAAGTCTGACACCTTTCGAGCAGTGTTTGGCGTATTGCGtta GTTATCTGGCATGGACATATCTAATGGctgcaaaaaataaattgttttccgaTCGCAAGATGAAAGAACCAGAAAGAaaagataatgaaaaaatatctg CCAACAACAGCAACATAGTGGACAAGCGCTCAACGGCCATCAACTCCCTACAACAAGCCGCGGAACTGCTGGATCGCTGTCAGAAGTTACTACAGGCCGCGAACGCGGAGGCAGCCTCTCACGCGACTACGGAGGCAGACGCTCGTGCGACTACGGAGGCAGCCGCTCGTGCGACTACGGAGGCAGCCGCTCGTGCGACTACGGAGGCAGCCGCTCGTGCGACTACGGAGGCAGCCGCTCGTGCGACTACGGAGGCAGCCGCTCACGCGACTACGGCGGCACGGGTGCGACGGATGCCTACGGCAGAGCTACGCCGGGACCCGGTACTGTGGGTAGCCTACACCCGTGGGTGGGACGACCACGCGTTGGTCTATAGCAAGTCGACCAACGTGGGTCCGAAAACCGCGGTAACCGGCAGGTCCCAGACTCCAAGACAGCCAGCTCGCACACCGCGACCGCCCCCGATGCCACAGTCCACACCGTTGCTCCGACCACCCCCCCCAACCATTAATGGCAGTACTGGTCCCACGACCAAAATCGTTCAAACCGCCCGCTCCGCCCGCAACGAGGAAAGTGGACCAGCAAAGTGCTCAAATAACAACACCGGCAGAACAGACGACAACAGCGCCACCACAAAATTCGAGGCAACGCTGGAACCAGTCTCGGATGCGGGAATACCGGGGACAGAAAAAGGCTGCCAATCCCACCACCTTCCAACAGTACCGCCTGGAAAAACCGGCACCCTTAACCACCCAACCGGCACCAGGCCCAATGTCGCTGGAGTCAACCGACACGCCTGTCCCCGAGGCCAAGACACTGGAGGTAGCAATGCCTACTGA
- the LOC132918275 gene encoding mucin-2-like isoform X3, translated as MAAKNKLFSDRKMKEPERKDNEKISANNSNIVDKRSTAINSLQQAAELLDRCQKLLQAANAEAASHATTEADARATTEAAARATTEAAARATTEAAARATTEAAARATTEAAAHATTAARVRRMPTAELRRDPVLWVAYTRGWDDHALVYSKSTNVGPKTAVTGRSQTPRQPARTPRPPPMPQSTPLLRPPPPTINGSTGPTTKIVQTARSARNEESGPAKCSNNNTGRTDDNSATTKFEATLEPVSDAGIPGTEKGCQSHHLPTVPPGKTGTLNHPTGTRPNVAGVNRHACPRGQDTGGSNAY; from the exons ATGGctgcaaaaaataaattgttttccgaTCGCAAGATGAAAGAACCAGAAAGAaaagataatgaaaaaatatctg CCAACAACAGCAACATAGTGGACAAGCGCTCAACGGCCATCAACTCCCTACAACAAGCCGCGGAACTGCTGGATCGCTGTCAGAAGTTACTACAGGCCGCGAACGCGGAGGCAGCCTCTCACGCGACTACGGAGGCAGACGCTCGTGCGACTACGGAGGCAGCCGCTCGTGCGACTACGGAGGCAGCCGCTCGTGCGACTACGGAGGCAGCCGCTCGTGCGACTACGGAGGCAGCCGCTCGTGCGACTACGGAGGCAGCCGCTCACGCGACTACGGCGGCACGGGTGCGACGGATGCCTACGGCAGAGCTACGCCGGGACCCGGTACTGTGGGTAGCCTACACCCGTGGGTGGGACGACCACGCGTTGGTCTATAGCAAGTCGACCAACGTGGGTCCGAAAACCGCGGTAACCGGCAGGTCCCAGACTCCAAGACAGCCAGCTCGCACACCGCGACCGCCCCCGATGCCACAGTCCACACCGTTGCTCCGACCACCCCCCCCAACCATTAATGGCAGTACTGGTCCCACGACCAAAATCGTTCAAACCGCCCGCTCCGCCCGCAACGAGGAAAGTGGACCAGCAAAGTGCTCAAATAACAACACCGGCAGAACAGACGACAACAGCGCCACCACAAAATTCGAGGCAACGCTGGAACCAGTCTCGGATGCGGGAATACCGGGGACAGAAAAAGGCTGCCAATCCCACCACCTTCCAACAGTACCGCCTGGAAAAACCGGCACCCTTAACCACCCAACCGGCACCAGGCCCAATGTCGCTGGAGTCAACCGACACGCCTGTCCCCGAGGCCAAGACACTGGAGGTAGCAATGCCTACTGA
- the LOC132917235 gene encoding mucin-2-like isoform X2 codes for MAAKNKLFSDRKMKEPERKDNEKISANNSNIVDKRSTAINSLQQAAELLDRCQKLLQAANAEAASHATTEADARATTEAAARATTEAAARATTEAAARATTEAAARATTEAAAHATTAARVRRMPTAELRRDPVLWVAYTRGWDDHALVYSKSTNVGPKTAVTGRSQTPRQPARTPRPPPMPQSTPLLRPPPQPLMAVLVPRPKSFKPPAPPATRKVDQQSAQITTPAEQTTTAPPQNSRQRWNQSRMREYRGQKKAANPTTFQQYRLEKPAPLTTQPAPGPMSLESTDTPVPEAKTLEVAMPTEQTEATEQPATATSIPVDMKTSPDEEKELYCKHAW; via the exons ATGGctgcaaaaaataaattgttttccgaTCGCAAGATGAAAGAACCAGAAAGAaaagataatgaaaaaatatctg CCAACAACAGCAACATAGTGGACAAGCGCTCAACGGCCATCAACTCCCTACAACAAGCCGCGGAACTGCTGGATCGCTGTCAGAAGTTACTACAGGCCGCGAACGCGGAGGCAGCCTCTCACGCGACTACGGAGGCAGACGCTCGTGCGACTACGGAGGCAGCCGCTCGTGCGACTACGGAGGCAGCCGCTCGTGCGACTACGGAGGCAGCCGCTCGTGCGACTACGGAGGCAGCCGCTCGTGCGACTACGGAGGCAGCCGCTCACGCGACTACGGCGGCACGGGTGCGACGGATGCCTACGGCAGAGCTACGCCGGGACCCGGTACTGTGGGTAGCCTACACCCGTGGGTGGGACGACCACGCGTTGGTCTATAGCAAGTCGACCAACGTGGGTCCGAAAACCGCGGTAACCGGCAGGTCCCAGACTCCAAGACAGCCAGCTCGCACACCGCGACCGCCCCCGATGCCACAGTCCACACCGTTGCTCCGACCACCCCCCCAACCATTAATGGCAGTACTGGTCCCACGACCAAAATCGTTCAAACCGCCCGCTCCGCCCGCAACGAGGAAAGTGGACCAGCAAAGTGCTCAAATAACAACACCGGCAGAACAGACGACAACAGCGCCACCACAAAATTCGAGGCAACGCTGGAACCAGTCTCGGATGCGGGAATACCGGGGACAGAAAAAGGCTGCCAATCCCACCACCTTCCAACAGTACCGCCTGGAAAAACCGGCACCCTTAACCACCCAACCGGCACCAGGCCCAATGTCGCTGGAGTCAACCGACACGCCTGTCCCCGAGGCCAAGACACTGGAGGTAGCAATGCCTACTGAACAAACCGAGGCCACGGAACAACCGGCCACCGCCACTTCAATACCGGTCGATATGAAGACATCACCGGATGAGGAGAAGGagctatattgt AAACACGCGTGGTAG